The sequence TCAAACAAATACACTTCAAGTAATTTATTTTTTTGAGTATTGGAAAAACTAGGTTTGATTCCAATATTAGAAATTCCTATGGCGTATTTATTCGGGCAATATTTTATTTTAACTGCATATACTCCATTAGTTAATAAAAAATTTTTACTTAAAAGTATATTTGCTGTAGGATAATTCATGGTTCTTCCTATTTTATTTCCATGGATTACTCTGCCAGATATGCTAAATACACGACCCAGGAGAAGAGAAGCTAATTTTATATTATTTTCAGATAATGCTTTTCTAATATTAGTACTACTGATTTTTATATTGTTTTTATATAATGGTCGAATTTTTATGACGTTAAATTGATATTTATATCCTAGTTTTTTTAATAGATTGATATTGCCGTTTCTTTGAAAGCCAAATCTAAAATCATTTCCTATGACTATAAATTTTAAGTGTAGTTTATTTATTAATATATTTATGATAAAATCTTTTGCACTTAGAGATTGAAAAGATTTATTAAATTTAACACACAATATACTATCAAAATTGTAGGAACTAATACGTCTTATTTTCTCACGGAACTTTGTAATCCGAACAGGAGCATTATTTTTTCTTAAAAATTCTAACGGTTGGGGTTCAAATAAAACAACTATAGTTGATAATTTATATTTTTGACCTATTTGATATATATGTGAAAACAATTTTTGATGACCTAAATGTATCCCATCAAAATTTCCAATAGTAACAACTGAATTAGAATTTATTTCCTTGATATTATGAATACCTCGTATAATCTTCATTATTAGGTTGACCTTATTAAATGAAGCAAATTACATTGAAAAATTTTTAATAAAAAAATTTTATAGTTTTTTTTATATAATATTTCTTAGTATTTTTTTAAAAAAAAATTTTTTTAATGAAATTAAAAATTAAAATAATAATATTTTTTCAGTATATTCATTAATATTGTTTTTTCAAATAAATGTTTAATTTTTTAAAATTTAGAGGTAAAAATTGGCCAATATAAAAGCATCTAAAAAAGATGCATTAACTTCTGAAAAACGTCGTAAAAAAAATTCTAGTCGACGTTCAATGATTCGTACCTTTGTAAAAAAAGTACGAGTAGCAATTATGTCTGGAAACAAAACAACAGCAGAAGATGCATTTAAAAAAATGCAACCTATTATTGATAGTCATGTGAATAAAGGTTTGATACATAAAAATAAAGCTGCACGCTATAAATCTAATTTATCATTACAAATTAAAAAAATATCTAAAATATAATTTTTTTTAGAGTATTGCCTCTAATTTTT is a genomic window of Buchnera aphidicola str. APS (Acyrthosiphon pisum) containing:
- the ribF gene encoding bifunctional riboflavin kinase/FAD synthetase, with amino-acid sequence MKIIRGIHNIKEINSNSVVTIGNFDGIHLGHQKLFSHIYQIGQKYKLSTIVVLFEPQPLEFLRKNNAPVRITKFREKIRRISSYNFDSILCVKFNKSFQSLSAKDFIINILINKLHLKFIVIGNDFRFGFQRNGNINLLKKLGYKYQFNVIKIRPLYKNNIKISSTNIRKALSENNIKLASLLLGRVFSISGRVIHGNKIGRTMNYPTANILLSKNFLLTNGVYAVKIKYCPNKYAIGISNIGIKPSFSNTQKNKLLEVYLFDIKIDLYGKYIEIFIYKKIRDEQFFPSKKELKNQISQDILIVQKYFNIHKN
- the rpsT gene encoding 30S ribosomal protein S20, giving the protein MANIKASKKDALTSEKRRKKNSSRRSMIRTFVKKVRVAIMSGNKTTAEDAFKKMQPIIDSHVNKGLIHKNKAARYKSNLSLQIKKISKI